The Salvia miltiorrhiza cultivar Shanhuang (shh) chromosome 1, IMPLAD_Smil_shh, whole genome shotgun sequence genome has a window encoding:
- the LOC131003987 gene encoding uncharacterized protein LOC131003987 isoform X1 produces the protein MQPEHQVRWCRSDALDDMCFSKSEAWRLPYQITTQSYMVCALVGSSAALFILFIFGIASANFFLVKIFGRTKYFLYGLWIFNLSFLVCNRIYEGYRFSSFGEHWAYLDDFRGTFRWHICFNFVVLRMISFGHDYHWTDQYSGSDHKKHIQRCDHCSTGKTCYLVLQERRVTNDKLLSC, from the exons ATGCAGCCAGAACACCAAGTCAGGTGGTGCCGGAGCGATGCTCTGGATGACATGTGTTTTTCTAAATCTGAAGCTTGGCGATTGCCTTACCAg ATCACCACGCAAAGCTATATGGTTTGCGCCTTGGTTGGATCTTCGGCCGCTTTATT CATCTTATTTATCTTTGGTATTGCTTCAGCTAACTTTTTCCTTGTAAAG ATATTTGGAAGGACAAAATACTTCTTATATGGGCTATGGATCTTTAACCTATCATTTCTTGTGTGTAATCGCATTTATGAGggatatcggttctctagtttTGG AGAACATTGGGCTTATTTGGATGACTTCCGCGGGACCTTCAGATGGCATATCTGCTTTAATTTTG TTGTTTTGCGTATGATAAGCTTTGGTCATGATTACCATTGGACTGATCAATACAGTGGTTCTGATCACAAG AAGCATATTCAGCGCTGTGACCATTGTTCAACTGGCAAAACATGCTACCTAGTCTTACAG GAAAGAAGAGTAACAAATGACAAGTTGTTGAGCTGCTGA
- the LOC131003987 gene encoding uncharacterized protein LOC131003987 isoform X3 — MQPEHQVRWCRSDALDDMCFSKSEAWRLPYQITTQSYMVCALVGSSAALLYLLMQIFGRTKYFLYGLWIFNLSFLVCNRIYEGYRFSSFGEHWAYLDDFRGTFRWHICFNFVVLRMISFGHDYHWTDQYSGSDHKKHIQRCDHCSTGKTCYLVLQERRVTNDKLLSC, encoded by the exons ATGCAGCCAGAACACCAAGTCAGGTGGTGCCGGAGCGATGCTCTGGATGACATGTGTTTTTCTAAATCTGAAGCTTGGCGATTGCCTTACCAg ATCACCACGCAAAGCTATATGGTTTGCGCCTTGGTTGGATCTTCGGCCGCTTTATT ATATTTGCTTATGCAGATATTTGGAAGGACAAAATACTTCTTATATGGGCTATGGATCTTTAACCTATCATTTCTTGTGTGTAATCGCATTTATGAGggatatcggttctctagtttTGG AGAACATTGGGCTTATTTGGATGACTTCCGCGGGACCTTCAGATGGCATATCTGCTTTAATTTTG TTGTTTTGCGTATGATAAGCTTTGGTCATGATTACCATTGGACTGATCAATACAGTGGTTCTGATCACAAG AAGCATATTCAGCGCTGTGACCATTGTTCAACTGGCAAAACATGCTACCTAGTCTTACAG GAAAGAAGAGTAACAAATGACAAGTTGTTGAGCTGCTGA
- the LOC131003987 gene encoding uncharacterized protein LOC131003987 isoform X2 has protein sequence MESRSECSQNTKSGGAGAMLWMTCVFLNLKLGDCLTRYHHAKLYGLRLGWIFGRFIIFGRTKYFLYGLWIFNLSFLVCNRIYEGYRFSSFGEHWAYLDDFRGTFRWHICFNFVVLRMISFGHDYHWTDQYSGSDHKKHIQRCDHCSTGKTCYLVLQERRVTNDKLLSC, from the exons ATGGAGTCCAGATCCGAATGCAGCCAGAACACCAAGTCAGGTGGTGCCGGAGCGATGCTCTGGATGACATGTGTTTTTCTAAATCTGAAGCTTGGCGATTGCCTTACCAggt ATCACCACGCAAAGCTATATGGTTTGCGCCTTGGTTGGATCTTCGGCCGCTTTATT ATATTTGGAAGGACAAAATACTTCTTATATGGGCTATGGATCTTTAACCTATCATTTCTTGTGTGTAATCGCATTTATGAGggatatcggttctctagtttTGG AGAACATTGGGCTTATTTGGATGACTTCCGCGGGACCTTCAGATGGCATATCTGCTTTAATTTTG TTGTTTTGCGTATGATAAGCTTTGGTCATGATTACCATTGGACTGATCAATACAGTGGTTCTGATCACAAG AAGCATATTCAGCGCTGTGACCATTGTTCAACTGGCAAAACATGCTACCTAGTCTTACAG GAAAGAAGAGTAACAAATGACAAGTTGTTGAGCTGCTGA
- the LOC131011323 gene encoding uncharacterized protein LOC131011323: MAITITENRTFAYSSQTYNVQFFTDDIHTTVTADAAVVTDWINGIQPRRVLIVGLDAEWRPSFGSPQYNPVATLQLCVGNRCLIYQIIHSVWIPASLASFLSDSRQFGDVTFVGVGIKTDLEKLQRDYGIGGVLKITICISDVAVLFKVTWQLLFKVTWQLLFKVTWQLLFKLLFKLL, encoded by the exons ATGGCGATCACCATCACGGAGAACAGAACATTCGCATACTCTTCACAGACCTACAACGTCCAGTTCTTCACGGATGACATCCACACCACCGTCACCGCCGACGCCGCCGTCGTCACCGACTGGATCAACGGCATCCAGCCTCGCCGAGTCCTCATCGTCGGCCTCGACGCGGAGTGGCGCCCCAGCTTCGGCTCTCCACAGTACAATCCCGTCGCGACGCTGCAGCTCTGCGTCGGCAACCGCTGCCTCATCTACCAAATCATCCACTCCGTCTGGATCCCCGCATCCCTGGCCAGTTTCCTCTCGGATTCGCGCCAGTTCGGGGACGTCACCTTTGTCGGCGTCGGCATAAAAACAGATCTGGAGAAGCTGCAGAGAGATTACGGGATCGGCGGCGTGTTGAAAATAACCATCTGCATAA GTGACGTGGCAGTACTGTTCAAGGTGACGTGGCAGTTACTGTTCAAGGTGACGTGGCAGTTACTGTTCAAGGTGACGTGGCAGTTACTGTTCAAGTTACTGTTCAAATTACTGTGA